One window of Desulfovibrio subterraneus genomic DNA carries:
- a CDS encoding head decoration protein: MTTAEITSSTLLAGHDVITYQVTLASTGAEVMLQRGTPLGRVTATRKFKAWDPAANDGSEVIAALLAETKTVPAAGDAKSDGYVHGEFHKNAIPWGAATADQISDAVWAMAGRGIYVR, encoded by the coding sequence ATGACTACCGCAGAAATCACCAGTTCCACACTTCTGGCCGGGCATGACGTGATCACCTATCAGGTGACGCTTGCTTCCACCGGCGCCGAAGTCATGCTGCAGCGCGGCACGCCGCTCGGGCGCGTTACCGCCACCCGCAAGTTCAAGGCATGGGATCCCGCAGCCAATGACGGCAGCGAGGTCATTGCAGCTCTGCTCGCCGAAACCAAAACCGTGCCCGCTGCTGGCGATGCCAAGAGCGACGGCTATGTGCACGGCGAATTCCACAAGAACGCCATTCCGTGGGGTGCCGCAACCGCCGACCAGATCAGTGATGCTGTCTGGGCCATGGCCGGTCGTGGCATCTACGTCCGCTAA
- a CDS encoding major capsid protein has product MPDINVLDLLFSPRTLTATAIKRKPVPRLLQTLFFGKRNTHLTRDIDLRNVSYPLKVLPMVGERAGAVTIEGTKRALKIVPSARFRAKRPSGANDLLYVTAPGEPVELKQGMGDVEGRVKSAIVSDIDILNDSLELTIEFMCSEVARTGKVVAHDDDGVDYEVDFGMPADHVTVLTAGDLWTDPASDPNEQLEEFSTIVQNACGMRPDVVVHGTNAYKHYRKNPTVKDELDNRRIESGTMHNAIGKLYKGNVGNVDHYVYGGSFEDVHGNTRELFPPDYILMGCTGAPCSVEFGLPADLRNIGPVEKFVKTVIEEDPSQLAVIEESRPLPVADMSYFFFAKVV; this is encoded by the coding sequence ATGCCTGACATCAATGTACTCGACCTGCTGTTCAGCCCCCGCACGCTGACGGCAACCGCCATCAAGCGCAAGCCTGTGCCGCGCCTGCTGCAGACGCTGTTCTTCGGCAAGCGTAACACCCATCTGACGCGCGATATCGACCTGCGCAACGTGAGCTATCCTCTCAAGGTACTGCCCATGGTGGGCGAACGTGCCGGTGCCGTTACCATCGAAGGCACCAAGCGTGCACTGAAGATTGTTCCCTCTGCCCGGTTCCGTGCAAAGCGTCCCTCCGGAGCCAATGACCTGCTGTATGTGACTGCCCCCGGCGAACCCGTGGAGCTGAAGCAGGGCATGGGCGATGTGGAAGGCCGCGTTAAGTCCGCCATCGTCAGCGACATCGATATCCTCAATGACTCCCTCGAGCTCACCATCGAGTTCATGTGCTCCGAAGTCGCCCGTACCGGCAAGGTCGTTGCGCACGATGATGACGGTGTGGACTACGAAGTGGACTTCGGCATGCCTGCCGACCATGTGACCGTCCTTACTGCAGGTGACCTCTGGACGGATCCTGCTTCCGATCCCAACGAGCAGCTCGAAGAGTTCTCCACCATCGTGCAGAACGCCTGCGGCATGCGTCCCGATGTGGTTGTGCATGGCACCAATGCCTACAAGCACTACCGCAAGAATCCCACCGTCAAGGACGAGCTCGATAACCGCCGCATCGAAAGCGGCACCATGCACAACGCCATCGGCAAACTCTACAAGGGGAACGTGGGCAACGTGGACCACTATGTCTACGGCGGCAGTTTTGAAGACGTGCACGGCAACACCCGTGAACTCTTCCCGCCCGACTACATCCTCATGGGCTGCACCGGCGCTCCCTGCTCCGTCGAATTCGGCCTTCCCGCTGACCTGCGCAATATCGGCCCCGTGGAAAAGTTCGTGAAAACGGTCATTGAAGAGGATCCGAGCCAGCTCGCCGTCATCGAGGAAAGTCGCCCTCTGCCCGTGGCCGACATGAGCTACTTCTTCTTCGCCAAGGTCGTTTAG
- a CDS encoding phage tail assembly protein has translation MEVRTKVIILGTPLKVKEKEVLELTMREPLVEDMLEAAELAGDMSTAARLEVCTFAHLCDVPLADLLRMRQADYTKLQEAYGFLARSAPREEATCEKQCLSSENAPDGDGGK, from the coding sequence ATGGAAGTGCGCACCAAGGTCATCATTCTGGGCACGCCGCTCAAGGTGAAGGAAAAAGAAGTGCTCGAGCTCACCATGCGGGAGCCGCTGGTGGAAGATATGCTGGAAGCTGCAGAGCTGGCGGGAGATATGTCCACAGCCGCCCGGCTTGAGGTCTGCACCTTCGCCCATCTGTGCGATGTGCCCTTGGCCGACCTGCTGCGGATGCGGCAGGCAGACTATACGAAACTGCAGGAGGCATACGGTTTTTTGGCGCGTTCCGCCCCTCGCGAGGAAGCGACCTGCGAAAAACAGTGCTTGTCTTCGGAAAACGCTCCGGATGGGGACGGCGGGAAATAG
- a CDS encoding glycoside hydrolase family 108 protein, whose amino-acid sequence MNPALKLALDFTLRWEGGFVDHPDDPGGATNHGVSLRWLKGLEVSIADIDGDGDVDAEDIRALTIDQARDLFADRFWHGLSLDEFPPAVSIAVFDAAVNSGPRPAFRFLQRALNLCGSTLEEDGIFGPASRAELVRHAMPPNGPLLLVNGVNWARIKLMTTLAQRKNEAGRQPMQVFLPGWTNRVHALTKEIWRM is encoded by the coding sequence ATGAACCCTGCATTAAAACTGGCTCTTGATTTTACTCTCCGCTGGGAAGGCGGATTCGTGGACCACCCGGACGATCCCGGCGGGGCCACCAACCATGGAGTGAGCCTGCGTTGGCTGAAGGGGCTTGAAGTATCCATCGCGGACATCGACGGAGATGGAGATGTTGACGCTGAAGATATCCGGGCGCTCACCATTGATCAGGCCCGCGATTTGTTTGCGGATCGTTTCTGGCATGGGCTTTCGCTCGACGAGTTCCCTCCTGCTGTCTCCATAGCTGTCTTTGATGCCGCAGTTAACTCCGGCCCACGCCCTGCGTTTCGCTTCCTGCAGCGGGCTCTCAACCTCTGCGGGTCGACTCTTGAAGAGGATGGCATCTTCGGTCCCGCCTCGCGGGCGGAACTGGTTCGCCATGCAATGCCTCCGAATGGCCCTCTGCTGCTGGTTAACGGTGTCAATTGGGCAAGAATCAAGCTCATGACAACGCTTGCCCAGCGTAAGAATGAAGCAGGTCGACAGCCTATGCAGGTGTTCCTGCCCGGCTGGACGAACCGCGTTCACGCCCTGACTAAAGAGATCTGGAGGATGTAA
- a CDS encoding tail protein X, translated as MPSAYICQSGETLDSIARAIWGDERLFERLTDANPQYRGTAIFEGGERLTVPDLPAVATTVKAPWED; from the coding sequence TTGCCTAGTGCCTACATCTGCCAGTCCGGTGAAACGCTGGATTCCATAGCCCGCGCCATCTGGGGAGATGAACGCCTGTTCGAGCGCCTGACGGATGCCAACCCGCAGTATCGCGGCACGGCCATCTTTGAGGGCGGCGAGCGGCTCACCGTTCCGGACCTGCCTGCCGTGGCAACCACGGTTAAGGCTCCATGGGAGGACTAA
- a CDS encoding phage tail protein — protein sequence MSLRTTLINELFSNGRCRNGVLSVCEAIADEENTTLQAAGLDTFSRQMDREYRSFSGDAAEVAGLVGSSSKAERVVQLALRNRYADGIGPQAWALWQDTDLRNALKDCIARGIAAEKPDAAIADDVTEVLVENTEQTTPPSLPLPEVPTRTTAEIPNFSGGNVGSFGPVGFSVSRETVHTLHDLSRKRSARFAEHGIMNAPPKLQFQGMGLWEASFRIRLTSALCADPAKRIATLEAVHESGKAHPLVIGGRNLGTFVLVDMDIAERTHGPKGVLMSADLSLSLKEYR from the coding sequence ATGAGCCTGCGCACCACACTGATTAATGAACTCTTTTCCAACGGGCGCTGCCGCAACGGTGTACTCAGCGTCTGCGAGGCCATTGCAGATGAAGAGAATACCACCCTGCAGGCGGCAGGGCTGGACACCTTTTCCCGGCAGATGGATAGGGAGTACCGCTCCTTTTCCGGCGATGCCGCAGAGGTGGCCGGGCTGGTTGGCAGCAGCTCTAAGGCCGAACGCGTGGTGCAGCTTGCCCTGCGCAACCGGTATGCGGACGGGATAGGTCCGCAGGCATGGGCGCTATGGCAGGACACCGACCTGCGTAACGCGCTGAAGGACTGCATTGCCCGTGGCATAGCGGCAGAAAAGCCCGATGCGGCCATTGCCGACGATGTGACCGAAGTGCTGGTGGAGAACACCGAGCAGACAACGCCTCCGTCCCTTCCGTTGCCGGAAGTTCCCACGCGGACGACCGCAGAGATCCCCAACTTTTCCGGCGGCAATGTGGGCAGCTTCGGCCCTGTGGGCTTCTCTGTCTCCCGCGAGACGGTGCACACCCTGCACGACCTTTCCCGCAAGCGCAGTGCCCGTTTTGCCGAACACGGCATCATGAACGCACCACCCAAGCTGCAGTTTCAGGGCATGGGGCTGTGGGAAGCCAGTTTTCGCATCCGGCTCACCTCCGCGCTCTGTGCCGACCCTGCAAAACGCATTGCAACGCTTGAGGCCGTGCACGAATCCGGCAAAGCCCATCCGCTTGTGATCGGCGGGCGCAATCTCGGCACCTTTGTGCTGGTTGATATGGACATCGCCGAGCGGACGCACGGCCCCAAGGGGGTGCTCATGTCGGCTGATCTATCCCTCTCCCTGAAGGAGTATCGCTGA
- a CDS encoding phage major tail tube protein, with protein sequence MKTPEKVIAFSAYSASKVFLGLVDVELPGIEFMTDTISGAGIAGELESPVIGLTKALGVKLKFRSITRQTASLLAPTRQQLDLRASVQSRAMDKGGDIVTAPQKIVIGGMVKKHSLGKLEIAKAQDCEVELDADYLKLTLDGEDILEVDKFAMVFKVNGTDYLAAVRSDIGMEG encoded by the coding sequence ATGAAAACTCCTGAAAAAGTCATTGCCTTCAGTGCCTACAGCGCCAGCAAGGTATTCCTCGGATTAGTCGACGTTGAGCTGCCCGGTATCGAGTTCATGACGGACACCATTTCCGGCGCTGGGATTGCCGGTGAGCTGGAATCGCCGGTTATCGGCCTCACCAAAGCGCTGGGGGTGAAACTGAAGTTCCGCTCCATCACCCGGCAGACCGCTTCGCTGCTCGCTCCCACACGACAGCAGCTTGACCTTCGCGCCTCGGTGCAGTCCCGCGCCATGGACAAGGGCGGCGATATTGTCACCGCACCGCAGAAAATCGTCATCGGCGGCATGGTCAAAAAGCATAGCCTCGGCAAGCTGGAAATCGCCAAGGCGCAGGATTGCGAAGTGGAACTGGACGCGGACTATCTGAAGCTGACGCTGGACGGTGAAGACATTCTGGAAGTGGACAAATTCGCCATGGTCTTCAAGGTAAACGGAACCGACTATCTCGCCGCTGTCCGCTCCGACATCGGCATGGAGGGCTAA
- a CDS encoding phage tail tape measure protein, translating to MADMKTMGLSFVIGSTLAAGFDGNLTKAEKHLKRMGDAVSGLESQAPVKLGQSFDTLRGKLVSSRRALSEAERELESLNAEAERSGGMHGLLAHRIASTEKRIGTLSRDVDKNRRAFRNNLVEIDRQGFSVKSLRSEYGKLSDALDKSRVKYDRFAASMAKSKAYAGQRAELRAASMDVVAMGASVAAPFMLAAREEDSQIRLEDALNADNKPAAMMEAQKHARGLARTGLVDLTGAYDIQYALNSAGLDAQAARAGSTVVAKVAKITNGAAEGVGEVIATAYNNLGKSLGGTADENMQRIGDLLTKTQLKFQFRDFSQLGESLNEAASGFASYKVNLEQGLTLLGQLNTAGVKGSSAGTAFNAVLRQLGKAQQKWGIEIVRSKNGELDMLATLKQVNDAVGSMDTDARAQALQEVFGDEGRKGIAPLLDALKDLPAALQDVRDNSRGIMDARMERHLAASSTQWKAMTNNAMMLGATMGSVLLPSLNMGIQAINSILVPIAEFAAGHETLTTVIGGTVAGFIAFRLAVFAARYISLSCKDTYEILNRTTMRLGMGQKSAAASTTALSFAQRRAAITSSIMGRAQRGAAMGSTFLAGGIRMVGTAIKAAFMANPIGVAIMAVTTLWQLGTALYESWAPFRQLIDWIWEGLGKVGDYIKGMPIIGDVIGFFSGDSKSAAPSGKVAAPRMGETLPDVPELDPMPGMEAAINQAPAALSANAPVTISIQQDFTIASGDAGTVKSALDSGRRELEATVTRIIDDYFRKQRRVSLA from the coding sequence ATGGCAGACATGAAGACAATGGGCCTCAGCTTTGTCATCGGCTCTACGCTGGCAGCTGGATTCGATGGCAACCTCACCAAGGCGGAAAAGCATCTCAAGCGTATGGGAGACGCTGTTTCCGGTCTGGAGAGCCAAGCACCGGTCAAGCTCGGCCAGTCTTTCGATACCTTGCGCGGCAAGCTGGTATCTTCCCGCAGAGCCCTCTCTGAAGCCGAAAGGGAACTGGAATCCCTGAACGCAGAGGCAGAGCGCTCGGGGGGCATGCACGGTCTTCTGGCCCACCGGATAGCCTCCACGGAAAAGCGCATAGGCACCCTGTCACGAGACGTTGACAAGAACCGCCGAGCCTTCCGGAACAACCTTGTCGAGATAGATCGGCAGGGTTTTTCCGTCAAAAGCCTGCGCAGCGAATATGGCAAGCTCAGCGATGCGCTGGACAAGTCGCGTGTCAAATATGACCGCTTTGCCGCCAGCATGGCAAAGAGCAAGGCCTATGCGGGTCAGCGTGCCGAGTTGCGGGCAGCCAGCATGGACGTGGTTGCCATGGGTGCAAGCGTTGCCGCTCCGTTCATGCTGGCTGCGCGTGAAGAAGACTCACAGATCCGGCTTGAGGACGCGCTGAACGCCGACAATAAGCCCGCCGCTATGATGGAAGCGCAAAAGCATGCGCGTGGCCTTGCCCGCACCGGCCTTGTTGATCTTACCGGAGCCTATGATATTCAGTATGCGCTGAACTCTGCAGGGCTGGATGCTCAGGCCGCACGGGCAGGCTCCACGGTTGTGGCGAAAGTGGCAAAGATCACCAATGGTGCAGCAGAAGGTGTGGGTGAAGTCATCGCCACCGCCTACAACAACCTCGGCAAGTCGCTGGGCGGCACTGCCGATGAGAACATGCAGCGCATTGGTGACCTGCTTACCAAGACGCAGCTCAAGTTCCAGTTCCGCGATTTCAGCCAGCTTGGCGAATCGCTGAACGAGGCAGCATCCGGCTTTGCTTCCTACAAGGTGAACCTTGAACAGGGCCTTACCCTGCTGGGCCAGCTGAACACCGCAGGCGTGAAAGGCAGCAGCGCCGGTACCGCGTTCAATGCCGTGCTGCGGCAGCTTGGCAAGGCGCAGCAGAAGTGGGGCATTGAGATCGTCCGCAGCAAGAACGGCGAACTCGACATGCTCGCTACCCTGAAGCAGGTAAACGATGCCGTAGGTAGCATGGATACCGACGCACGGGCGCAGGCCCTGCAGGAAGTCTTCGGCGATGAAGGCCGCAAGGGTATCGCCCCCCTGCTGGATGCCCTCAAGGATTTGCCTGCCGCGCTGCAGGATGTACGGGACAATTCTCGTGGCATCATGGATGCCCGCATGGAACGCCACCTTGCCGCCTCTTCCACACAATGGAAGGCCATGACAAACAATGCCATGATGTTGGGTGCCACCATGGGCTCGGTGCTCCTGCCCTCCCTGAATATGGGCATTCAGGCAATCAACTCCATTCTGGTACCCATAGCCGAGTTTGCCGCCGGGCATGAAACCCTGACCACCGTAATCGGTGGCACGGTGGCCGGTTTCATAGCCTTCAGGCTCGCCGTGTTTGCGGCCCGCTACATCAGTCTTTCCTGCAAAGACACCTACGAGATATTAAACAGGACCACCATGCGCCTCGGCATGGGCCAGAAGTCTGCTGCAGCCAGCACAACCGCGCTCAGTTTTGCTCAGCGCCGGGCAGCTATCACCTCCAGCATCATGGGCAGGGCACAGCGTGGTGCCGCCATGGGTTCCACCTTCCTAGCCGGTGGCATCCGTATGGTGGGCACAGCCATCAAGGCTGCCTTCATGGCAAACCCCATCGGCGTGGCCATCATGGCCGTTACCACCCTCTGGCAACTCGGCACGGCGCTCTATGAAAGCTGGGCTCCCTTCCGTCAACTTATAGACTGGATATGGGAAGGCCTCGGCAAGGTGGGCGATTACATCAAGGGCATGCCTATCATTGGCGATGTGATCGGCTTCTTCTCCGGCGACAGCAAGTCTGCTGCACCTTCCGGCAAGGTAGCTGCCCCACGCATGGGCGAGACCCTGCCGGATGTGCCGGAGCTCGACCCCATGCCCGGTATGGAAGCTGCCATCAATCAGGCTCCTGCAGCCCTCAGCGCTAATGCCCCTGTCACCATCTCCATTCAGCAGGATTTCACCATTGCCAGTGGCGACGCCGGAACCGTGAAGTCTGCACTGGATTCCGGCAGGCGCGAGCTCGAGGCCACGGTTACTCGCATCATCGACGACTACTTCAGAAAACAGCGGAGAGTGTCCCTTGCCTAG
- a CDS encoding phage late control D family protein, translating to MRTRTARFEILCRGKNVSAALAPYLESVTWEDNAQSSQADSIELRLEDRDGLFRGPWKLTKGDKLEATLIVEDWQREGDSVRLRCGTFEVDELEYEYGEGGDKLSLKGISSMVTSTLRREKKTRAWEATTLSRVLSEIAAAQGFSPRFGGDDVSLARLDQREESDAALLTRLAKAHGKAFKVYSGQLVMMDEKAQDAKPAAGTISRDGGELKRLSLRDSLADIYNACTVTYHDAAANVTQEYTYTPPDAPESGQTLKISDRVESRAAAEERAKTELRRKNKLETSGNIEIMGNPRYIGGAVCGVSGFGWLDGKYFIEQSRHTVDDSGYSTALSVRRTMDW from the coding sequence ATGCGCACCCGTACCGCCAGATTCGAGATCCTCTGTAGGGGAAAGAACGTGAGCGCGGCCCTTGCGCCGTACCTTGAATCTGTCACGTGGGAGGACAACGCGCAATCCTCACAGGCAGACAGCATTGAGCTCCGGCTTGAGGACAGGGATGGCCTGTTTCGCGGTCCATGGAAATTGACTAAGGGCGACAAGCTCGAGGCTACGCTCATTGTGGAAGATTGGCAGCGCGAGGGGGACAGCGTCCGGCTGCGGTGCGGCACCTTTGAGGTCGACGAGCTGGAATACGAATATGGCGAGGGCGGGGACAAGCTCTCTCTCAAGGGCATCTCCAGCATGGTGACCAGCACCCTGCGCCGGGAAAAGAAAACTCGTGCATGGGAAGCCACAACCCTTTCCCGCGTGCTGTCTGAAATTGCAGCAGCGCAGGGCTTCAGCCCCCGATTCGGCGGCGACGATGTCTCCCTTGCCCGGCTGGATCAGCGCGAGGAATCGGACGCGGCCCTGCTCACCCGGCTCGCCAAAGCACACGGCAAGGCCTTCAAGGTCTACTCCGGCCAGCTGGTGATGATGGATGAAAAGGCGCAGGACGCAAAGCCCGCTGCTGGCACCATCTCGCGGGATGGCGGGGAGCTCAAACGCCTCAGCCTGCGGGACAGCCTTGCGGACATCTACAACGCCTGCACGGTCACCTATCATGATGCCGCCGCCAATGTGACGCAGGAATATACCTACACCCCGCCTGATGCGCCTGAATCGGGTCAGACGCTCAAGATCTCCGACCGCGTGGAAAGCCGTGCTGCGGCAGAAGAACGCGCAAAGACCGAACTGCGCCGCAAGAACAAGCTCGAGACAAGCGGCAATATCGAGATCATGGGCAACCCGCGTTACATCGGCGGCGCTGTCTGCGGGGTTTCCGGCTTCGGCTGGCTGGACGGCAAATATTTCATAGAGCAGTCGCGCCATACCGTGGACGACAGCGGTTACTCTACCGCGCTTTCCGTGCGCAGAACCATGGACTGGTAG
- a CDS encoding GPW/gp25 family protein translates to MYLIDMRETTRQIIGATGVTEIVQNARNILGTTKGTVPLDRTFGVRLRFLDRPLPEAMAEYTGEIVAELQAQEPRLKVESVSFAAKPEDAVDGRLYPIVTISIEGA, encoded by the coding sequence ATGTACCTCATCGACATGCGCGAAACCACGCGCCAGATCATAGGAGCCACCGGCGTTACGGAGATTGTCCAGAATGCCCGCAACATCCTTGGCACCACAAAGGGCACCGTGCCGCTCGACCGCACCTTCGGTGTGCGCCTGCGCTTTCTGGACAGGCCCCTGCCGGAGGCCATGGCAGAATACACCGGCGAGATCGTTGCCGAGCTGCAGGCACAAGAGCCCCGACTCAAGGTGGAGTCTGTCTCCTTTGCCGCAAAGCCGGAAGATGCCGTTGACGGGCGGTTGTATCCCATTGTGACCATCAGCATAGAGGGAGCCTAG
- a CDS encoding phage baseplate assembly protein V, protein MVQEFLERLGGLEALVRQLVRVGTVASVNDAAGTCRVTLPDADNMQTYDLRVIQRKTHKDKNSVLPDVGEHVLCLFLPYGQEQGFVLGAFYSATDLPPVGTRDKAHWTFADGTLLEYDRKLHKLSGKVQGSVEITATGDISATSETSVHLQAPEITVQGGQMNYLGPMTAGSADAPNTWQLNGPMEHRSGDYTNPQNDVVASGVSLVNHTHICPTCGETGKPK, encoded by the coding sequence ATGGTGCAGGAATTTCTGGAACGGCTCGGAGGGCTGGAAGCACTTGTCCGCCAGCTGGTGCGCGTGGGCACGGTGGCGAGCGTGAACGATGCGGCAGGCACCTGCCGCGTCACGCTGCCGGATGCCGACAACATGCAGACCTATGACCTGCGCGTGATCCAGCGCAAGACGCACAAGGACAAGAACTCTGTGCTGCCCGATGTGGGCGAGCATGTGCTCTGCCTCTTCCTGCCATACGGGCAGGAGCAGGGGTTTGTGCTGGGAGCCTTCTATTCGGCAACGGACCTGCCCCCGGTCGGCACCCGTGACAAGGCGCACTGGACCTTCGCAGACGGCACCCTGCTCGAATATGACCGCAAGCTCCACAAGCTCTCGGGCAAGGTGCAGGGCTCCGTGGAGATAACGGCCACGGGTGACATCTCGGCCACTTCCGAAACCAGTGTGCACCTGCAAGCGCCGGAGATAACCGTGCAGGGAGGCCAGATGAACTATCTTGGCCCCATGACTGCCGGCAGCGCGGATGCTCCCAACACATGGCAGCTGAACGGCCCTATGGAACATAGATCCGGAGACTATACCAATCCGCAGAATGACGTTGTGGCCAGTGGCGTTTCGCTGGTGAACCATACGCACATATGCCCGACCTGCGGCGAGACGGGGAAGCCTAAATGA
- a CDS encoding phage tail protein codes for MSKAGQTLVLIDKDRIDRQMQAMRGALEHIKDGYKTVAMRAVNKTLDGMRTDVVRLIRSTYAVPARDLREKLSVIKAKKSYLRGSLSAKGPISVPLMRYGAYPRAPFVSAPKGPRGKRHKGVTVKVRADDGRKGVRHAFVLNSPSTGKPEVVKKVHADRRYPIRILYGPGHLAALREEENLGSLQEQAMERFSKAVDHEARFLIEKAGLR; via the coding sequence ATGAGTAAAGCCGGACAGACCCTTGTGCTCATCGACAAGGACCGCATTGACCGGCAGATGCAGGCAATGCGCGGAGCCCTTGAACACATCAAGGACGGCTACAAGACCGTGGCCATGCGTGCCGTGAACAAGACCCTTGATGGCATGCGCACCGATGTGGTGCGGCTGATCCGCTCTACCTATGCCGTTCCGGCGCGGGATTTGCGCGAAAAGCTCTCCGTCATCAAGGCCAAGAAATCATATCTGCGAGGCTCTCTTTCGGCAAAGGGGCCTATCTCCGTGCCGCTCATGCGATACGGAGCTTATCCCCGCGCCCCTTTTGTCAGTGCTCCCAAAGGCCCCAGAGGAAAGCGCCACAAGGGCGTAACCGTGAAGGTGCGTGCCGATGATGGGCGCAAGGGCGTGCGTCATGCCTTCGTGCTCAACTCGCCGTCCACAGGAAAGCCGGAAGTTGTGAAGAAGGTCCATGCTGATCGCCGTTATCCCATTCGCATTCTCTACGGCCCCGGCCATCTTGCCGCCCTGCGGGAAGAAGAGAACCTTGGCAGCCTGCAGGAGCAGGCCATGGAACGCTTCAGCAAGGCCGTGGATCATGAAGCCCGGTTCCTTATCGAAAAGGCGGGCTTGCGATGA
- a CDS encoding phage tail sheath family protein, with protein sequence MSYRHRVSYSEKPTGIVPPRRISAGIPVVVGTAPVHTMSGAKPINEPVLCYTYGEFAAAFAGTDEAAQTALEAIGSYTLCEFAKSHYGLYNMAPVVFINVFDPAQHKAVDETPDVTKVTSEDIVGGIDVATNARTGLELIADIFPTFRIIPGLICAPGFSQNPAVGVVMAAKAASINGLFKAMAVVDVPDTVCTKYTDVPSWKETNNYTDEHMIVCWPKVKLGDDVYHMSTHVAGLIAQTDAEYGDIPYVSPSNRRLMIDSAVANGKPVRLGLDQAEYLNGQGVIVPLNFDGGWKAFGNRTGCYPSNTDPKDAFIPVRRFFNWHGNTFVLTYFQKLDGPVTRRWVETIVDSENIRLNGFRQMEIILGGEMKFLQDENPTTDLMDGIVRFHTWMTPPVPARQIENILEFDPNNFSTLFGG encoded by the coding sequence ATGTCTTACAGACACCGCGTTTCCTACAGCGAAAAGCCCACCGGCATTGTGCCGCCGCGCCGTATCTCCGCAGGCATCCCTGTGGTTGTCGGCACGGCTCCGGTGCACACCATGTCGGGCGCAAAGCCCATCAATGAGCCCGTGCTCTGCTATACCTATGGCGAGTTTGCTGCCGCCTTCGCCGGAACCGACGAAGCTGCGCAGACAGCGCTTGAGGCCATTGGTTCCTACACCCTGTGCGAATTCGCCAAGAGCCACTACGGGCTCTACAACATGGCTCCGGTTGTTTTCATCAACGTGTTCGACCCGGCGCAGCACAAGGCCGTGGATGAGACCCCGGATGTGACCAAGGTTACCAGCGAGGATATTGTGGGCGGCATCGATGTTGCCACCAACGCCCGCACCGGCCTTGAACTCATTGCCGACATCTTCCCCACCTTCCGCATCATTCCCGGCCTGATCTGCGCTCCCGGTTTCTCGCAGAATCCTGCCGTGGGCGTGGTGATGGCTGCCAAGGCTGCAAGCATCAACGGCCTGTTCAAGGCCATGGCCGTGGTGGACGTGCCGGACACTGTATGCACCAAGTACACCGACGTGCCTTCGTGGAAGGAAACCAATAACTACACCGACGAACACATGATCGTGTGCTGGCCCAAGGTGAAGCTTGGCGACGATGTGTACCACATGTCCACGCACGTGGCCGGGCTCATCGCCCAGACCGATGCCGAGTATGGCGACATTCCCTATGTCTCTCCCTCCAACCGCAGGCTCATGATCGATTCTGCCGTAGCAAACGGCAAGCCGGTTCGTCTGGGTCTTGATCAGGCCGAATACCTGAACGGGCAGGGGGTGATTGTGCCGTTGAACTTTGACGGCGGCTGGAAGGCCTTCGGCAACCGCACGGGCTGTTACCCCTCCAATACCGACCCCAAGGATGCCTTCATCCCTGTGCGCCGGTTCTTCAACTGGCACGGCAACACCTTTGTGCTCACCTACTTCCAGAAGCTGGATGGCCCTGTCACCCGCCGATGGGTTGAAACCATCGTGGACAGCGAAAACATCCGCCTGAACGGCTTCCGGCAGATGGAGATCATCCTCGGCGGCGAGATGAAGTTCCTTCAGGACGAGAACCCCACAACCGACCTCATGGACGGCATCGTGCGCTTCCACACGTGGATGACCCCGCCGGTTCCGGCACGGCAGATCGAGAACATTCTCGAATTCGACCCCAATAACTTCAGCACCCTGTTCGGAGGCTAG